From the genome of Hyalangium ruber, one region includes:
- a CDS encoding DUF6109 family natural product biosynthesis protein, translating into MARPKSEELQHRRWLEDARKHLGRGDLDSALPVLLRLPTPLREEVLPRGAALFRKGVHEQHHRGAWGTLSTLAARAEAEPGLVERGVEAGEARATFWPLMWAAARAREWARAQRLWQPLSGVARAHAPVLAGAVDSWLSAQGAPSSEALAPALACLPPVDPRLGVEPSRQHASPPPPRSVAEVEGALLVLCALEPFPVFAGRAETWAREAPADVVSAVWELAGQLAARELWLRAAAGKGGAVLREPSLLLARAVREGGAVQALETPTLQALRVVTTRLREAGLCHTEEAEAWCALAQAAALFPEARPWVVQAVSGVRFSEAALPRALRLYETLLALGPDATLWGRAFLSWCQQEPEAYSAPKWLQEGLRQLLATQASALLAWLRGASPSDRAELIECVASTCAVSLVESWVEACWEEADEALRRELSEAISILLDRSRSKKGGRGLEQVLHGARDLDDVARVLMDVEGALEEVHTLMRLSPEGLRIWRRFAPRVLSYRAEFLEEAVRQAASDTEMWEAVERYLAARPGDTGHLEVLRTLEVFEHGALAKRVLALWLERRANNVQALAEAAVASEQMGTPCKYSHKVLEAFLRALEEQAPSVLSGAMKQAQELARGHQVRLRKRGASGKKKADTKDPMARASSRRRTTRKKAPKGEGEGGPG; encoded by the coding sequence ATGGCGAGGCCCAAGAGCGAAGAGCTTCAGCACCGCAGGTGGTTGGAGGATGCCCGGAAGCACCTGGGGCGGGGAGATCTGGACAGCGCGTTGCCGGTGTTGCTCCGGTTGCCCACGCCGCTGCGGGAAGAAGTGCTCCCTCGCGGTGCTGCCCTCTTTCGGAAGGGGGTCCACGAGCAGCACCATCGGGGGGCCTGGGGCACGCTCAGCACCCTGGCCGCGCGGGCGGAAGCCGAACCGGGCCTGGTGGAGCGAGGCGTGGAGGCAGGGGAGGCTCGGGCCACGTTCTGGCCGTTGATGTGGGCGGCGGCTCGGGCTCGGGAGTGGGCCCGTGCCCAGCGGCTGTGGCAACCTCTCTCTGGCGTGGCGCGAGCGCACGCGCCCGTGCTGGCCGGGGCGGTGGACTCCTGGCTCTCCGCTCAGGGCGCTCCCTCCTCCGAGGCGTTGGCGCCCGCCCTCGCTTGCTTGCCTCCCGTGGATCCGCGCCTCGGTGTCGAGCCCTCGCGTCAGCACGCCTCCCCGCCGCCTCCCCGCTCCGTGGCGGAGGTGGAAGGTGCGCTCCTCGTCCTGTGCGCGCTCGAGCCCTTCCCTGTTTTCGCCGGCCGTGCCGAGACTTGGGCACGGGAGGCGCCGGCCGATGTGGTTTCGGCGGTGTGGGAACTGGCGGGGCAACTGGCGGCGCGAGAGCTGTGGCTTCGGGCGGCGGCGGGCAAGGGCGGAGCGGTGCTGCGGGAGCCGTCCTTGCTGCTGGCCCGGGCAGTGCGTGAGGGGGGGGCCGTCCAGGCGCTGGAGACTCCGACGCTCCAGGCGCTACGGGTGGTGACCACGCGCCTGCGCGAGGCAGGCCTCTGTCACACGGAGGAGGCAGAGGCATGGTGTGCCCTGGCCCAGGCGGCGGCACTCTTCCCGGAGGCCCGGCCCTGGGTGGTTCAGGCGGTGTCCGGGGTTCGGTTCTCGGAGGCGGCCCTTCCCCGAGCGCTTCGCCTCTATGAGACGCTGCTGGCCCTTGGCCCGGACGCGACGCTCTGGGGGCGGGCCTTCCTGTCCTGGTGCCAGCAGGAGCCCGAGGCGTACAGCGCGCCCAAGTGGCTCCAGGAGGGCTTGCGCCAGCTGCTCGCGACGCAGGCGTCCGCCCTGTTGGCTTGGCTGAGGGGGGCGTCGCCCTCGGACCGTGCGGAGCTGATCGAATGTGTGGCCTCCACCTGCGCGGTGAGCCTGGTGGAGTCCTGGGTGGAGGCGTGCTGGGAGGAGGCTGACGAAGCGCTGCGACGCGAGTTGAGCGAGGCCATCTCCATCCTGCTGGACCGCAGCCGCTCCAAGAAAGGGGGACGGGGGCTGGAGCAGGTGCTGCACGGCGCGCGAGACCTGGATGACGTGGCGCGCGTGTTGATGGATGTGGAAGGGGCACTGGAGGAGGTTCATACGCTCATGCGGCTCTCTCCAGAGGGCCTGCGCATCTGGCGCCGCTTTGCTCCCCGGGTGCTGTCCTACCGGGCGGAGTTCCTGGAGGAGGCGGTGCGCCAGGCCGCTTCGGATACCGAGATGTGGGAGGCCGTCGAGCGGTATCTGGCGGCGCGTCCCGGGGACACGGGGCATCTCGAGGTGCTGCGCACGCTGGAGGTGTTCGAGCACGGGGCGCTCGCGAAGCGTGTCCTGGCTCTGTGGCTGGAGCGACGCGCGAACAACGTGCAGGCGCTGGCGGAGGCGGCCGTGGCCTCCGAGCAGATGGGCACCCCCTGCAAGTACAGCCACAAGGTGTTGGAGGCCTTCCTGCGGGCCCTGGAGGAGCAGGCTCCCTCCGTGCTCTCCGGGGCGATGAAACAGGCACAGGAGCTGGCTCGTGGGCATCAGGTTCGGTTGCGCAAGCGCGGGGCCTCCGGGAAGAAGAAGGCTGACACGAAGGACCCTATGGCCCGCGCCTCCTCGCGCCGACGCACGACTCGGAAGAAGGCTCCCAAGGGTGAGGGAGAAGGAGGCCCAGGATGA
- a CDS encoding Hsp70 family protein — protein MSHAFGIDLGTTNSVIAHLVDGRPVAIPIDGSPIVPSVVLYTDERVVVGREARNLELQLPERCIRSVKRKMGTAHRYALTGRELTPEQVSADILSALKRGAEKATGGPVREVVITVPAYFDDAQRRATLEAGERAGLHVLRLLNEPTSASLVYDRLLEPESVSGGESEILLVYDLGGGTFDVSVLEVFHGVREVRATTGNTHLGGDDFDEKLMQLFLDELKRTQAVDPREDLRAMARLRRLAEETKIRLSSDIAVHVREEFLTQAQGKPVHLEMEVRRRTFEELIEPLLESTVALARQALADARLEGQSLSRVCLVGGSTRIPKVRELLEEAFGADIHEEVDPDLAVGLGAAIQAGLLSGEPVERILVDVASHTLGVRALGQDDVLRAEPDTFAPVLRRNTVLPAVKVEEFYTLVPEQKLIEVEVFQGESHRASENTRVGAFDFPLDPRPENSPVRMEFAYDLNGVVKVSVSQPGTKNAKTVALALADAGKATQSLAAQSAVERKARALAARLPPTLRVELERLLDQYTAAEGASRERAEEALLDFFLEYEAEHREP, from the coding sequence ATGAGCCATGCATTCGGCATTGACCTGGGCACCACCAACTCGGTCATCGCCCATCTCGTCGACGGGCGCCCGGTGGCGATCCCCATCGACGGCAGCCCCATCGTCCCTTCGGTGGTGCTCTACACGGACGAGCGTGTCGTGGTGGGGCGCGAGGCGCGCAACCTCGAACTGCAACTGCCCGAGCGGTGCATTCGCTCGGTGAAGCGCAAGATGGGAACCGCGCACCGCTACGCCCTCACTGGGCGTGAGCTGACTCCCGAGCAGGTCTCCGCCGACATCCTCTCGGCGCTCAAGCGCGGAGCGGAGAAGGCCACGGGCGGCCCCGTGCGGGAGGTAGTCATCACCGTGCCCGCCTATTTCGATGACGCCCAGCGTCGCGCGACCCTGGAGGCCGGCGAGCGCGCGGGGCTCCACGTGCTGCGGTTGCTCAACGAGCCCACCAGCGCTTCGCTTGTCTATGACCGGCTGCTCGAGCCGGAGTCCGTGAGCGGGGGGGAGTCCGAGATCCTCCTCGTCTACGATCTGGGAGGCGGCACGTTCGACGTCTCGGTGCTCGAGGTCTTCCACGGGGTGCGTGAGGTGCGCGCCACCACGGGCAACACCCACCTGGGCGGCGACGACTTCGATGAAAAGCTGATGCAGCTCTTCCTCGATGAGCTCAAGCGCACCCAGGCCGTAGATCCGCGCGAGGACCTCCGGGCCATGGCGCGTCTGCGCCGCCTGGCAGAGGAGACGAAGATCCGCCTCTCGTCGGATATCGCGGTGCATGTGCGCGAGGAGTTCCTCACCCAGGCCCAGGGCAAGCCCGTTCACCTCGAGATGGAAGTGCGCAGGCGCACCTTCGAGGAGCTCATCGAGCCGCTGCTCGAGTCCACCGTGGCCCTGGCCCGTCAGGCGCTGGCGGACGCGCGGCTCGAGGGGCAGTCCCTCTCGCGGGTGTGCCTGGTAGGCGGCTCGACGCGCATTCCCAAGGTGCGCGAGCTCCTCGAGGAGGCGTTCGGAGCGGACATCCACGAGGAGGTGGATCCGGATCTGGCGGTGGGGCTGGGCGCGGCCATCCAGGCGGGCCTGCTCTCGGGTGAGCCCGTGGAGCGCATCCTGGTGGACGTGGCCTCTCACACCCTGGGGGTGCGGGCGCTCGGCCAGGACGATGTGCTGCGCGCCGAGCCAGACACCTTCGCGCCCGTCCTGCGCCGGAACACGGTGCTTCCGGCCGTGAAGGTGGAGGAGTTCTACACCCTGGTGCCCGAGCAGAAGCTCATCGAGGTCGAGGTGTTTCAGGGCGAATCGCACCGGGCCTCGGAGAACACGCGGGTAGGGGCCTTCGACTTCCCGCTCGATCCTCGGCCGGAGAACTCTCCGGTCCGGATGGAGTTCGCCTACGATCTCAATGGGGTGGTGAAGGTCTCGGTCAGCCAGCCCGGCACGAAGAACGCCAAGACAGTCGCCCTCGCGCTAGCGGATGCGGGCAAGGCCACCCAGAGTCTGGCGGCCCAGAGCGCCGTGGAACGCAAGGCGCGGGCTTTGGCGGCGCGCCTGCCACCCACGCTACGCGTCGAACTGGAGCGACTGCTCGACCAGTACACGGCGGCGGAGGGCGCTTCTCGCGAGCGAGCCGAGGAGGCGCTGCTGGACTTCTTCCTCGAGTACGAGGCCGAACATCGGGAGCCCTGA
- a CDS encoding sensor histidine kinase has translation MGPLFAYSLVPVLSVALLLCFTATLRARDARGLALYCLTVAMWSGALLMLCLPRTVWLGERLVSIGTFTAAGFLHAAYNVTGQRSYGLVVFAYLVALGLTGLGVVEPNVLYGPLGMTRGPLFWPAMVLAVVAATVPLVHLVRAYRLAPAERRPLLRGVGIAGVLTYSGGIGNALLLSGGYALPFGMYLVLGGLLVLSQVIGGLQAESDRRLLERSLLYSALAAVLSAGFLFGVLSLMAGSGQPYLLEYRVGAFFLLALAALAFEPVRQGFQEWLGRRLLKGRAAASELAEELVKQEARADQAARLAELGQFTSAVAHEVRNPLGVLGAHLKLLERKGTDPELLAAMREQIDRAGHFVDELLRYGRPRPLELRRVDLRATVALAYSTAKQGLGALAPEVTFEETEGEGLELEADQAQLSQIFVVLFENGLLALREAQAPKLRVTCTGESEQVRVVVEDTGPGIPPELLPRLFQPFVTGRKREGRRPGTGLGLAIARGIVERHGGRITAGRSELGGARFDVELPKGQTVMAAATGG, from the coding sequence ATGGGGCCTCTCTTCGCCTATAGCCTCGTGCCGGTGCTCTCGGTGGCACTGCTGCTGTGCTTCACCGCCACCCTGCGCGCCCGGGACGCACGGGGCTTGGCGCTCTACTGCCTGACGGTGGCGATGTGGAGCGGTGCGTTGCTCATGTTGTGCCTGCCTCGCACGGTGTGGCTGGGAGAGCGTCTCGTGTCGATAGGGACCTTCACCGCCGCGGGCTTCCTCCACGCGGCCTACAACGTGACGGGGCAGCGCTCGTATGGGCTGGTGGTGTTCGCCTACCTCGTGGCGCTGGGGCTGACGGGACTCGGGGTGGTGGAGCCCAACGTCCTCTATGGACCGCTCGGGATGACCCGGGGCCCCCTCTTCTGGCCGGCGATGGTGCTGGCGGTGGTGGCGGCGACGGTGCCGCTGGTGCATCTGGTGCGCGCGTACCGGCTGGCGCCGGCCGAGCGGCGGCCACTCTTGAGAGGTGTGGGCATCGCCGGGGTGTTGACCTACTCGGGCGGTATCGGGAACGCGCTGCTGCTCTCGGGCGGGTACGCGCTGCCGTTCGGCATGTACCTGGTGCTGGGCGGGCTGCTGGTGCTCTCGCAGGTCATCGGCGGGCTTCAGGCGGAGAGCGATCGCCGGTTGTTGGAGCGCAGCCTGTTGTACTCGGCGCTGGCGGCGGTGCTGTCGGCGGGGTTCCTGTTCGGGGTGCTGTCACTGATGGCGGGCAGCGGGCAGCCGTACCTGCTGGAGTACCGGGTGGGAGCGTTCTTCCTGCTGGCACTGGCGGCGCTGGCGTTCGAGCCGGTGCGTCAGGGGTTCCAGGAGTGGCTGGGCCGACGGCTGTTGAAGGGACGCGCGGCGGCAAGCGAGCTGGCCGAGGAGCTGGTGAAGCAGGAGGCGCGGGCGGACCAGGCGGCGCGGCTGGCGGAGCTGGGCCAGTTCACGTCGGCGGTGGCCCACGAGGTGCGCAATCCGCTGGGAGTGCTCGGAGCGCACCTGAAGCTCCTGGAGCGCAAGGGGACCGACCCGGAGCTGCTGGCGGCGATGCGAGAGCAGATCGACCGAGCGGGCCACTTCGTGGACGAGCTGCTCCGCTACGGGCGCCCGAGACCGCTGGAGCTGCGGCGGGTGGATCTACGGGCCACGGTGGCGCTGGCGTACTCCACGGCGAAACAGGGACTGGGCGCGCTGGCACCGGAGGTGACGTTCGAGGAGACAGAAGGGGAGGGCCTGGAGTTGGAGGCGGATCAGGCCCAGCTCTCGCAGATCTTCGTGGTGCTCTTCGAGAACGGGCTGTTGGCGTTGAGGGAGGCACAGGCTCCGAAGCTGCGAGTGACGTGTACGGGGGAGAGTGAGCAGGTGCGCGTGGTGGTGGAGGACACAGGGCCAGGGATTCCACCCGAGTTGCTGCCGCGCCTGTTCCAGCCCTTCGTCACGGGGCGAAAGCGCGAGGGACGGAGGCCGGGGACAGGGTTGGGGCTAGCGATCGCGCGAGGCATCGTGGAGCGGCATGGCGGGCGAATCACCGCGGGGCGCTCGGAACTGGGCGGGGCGCGCTTCGACGTGGAGCTCCCGAAGGGCCAGACGGTAATGGCCGCGGCGACGGGAGGCTGA
- a CDS encoding J domain-containing protein — translation MTLPDEPFAVLSMTPTLDLSLVKRAYFAALARHPPHQDPKEFQRVRGAYEALTRPGGLAAAYLASPVDVKKLASEARERFDALLVKAAQVASAERAGQEVLARFVERCSRMGWEEALRVCGAEPRH, via the coding sequence ATGACGCTGCCCGACGAGCCTTTCGCCGTATTGAGCATGACGCCCACGCTGGATCTGTCGCTCGTCAAGCGCGCCTACTTCGCCGCGTTGGCTCGGCACCCACCCCACCAGGATCCAAAGGAGTTCCAGCGGGTGCGTGGGGCTTATGAGGCGCTGACTCGCCCGGGAGGGCTGGCGGCGGCGTACCTTGCCAGCCCCGTGGACGTGAAGAAGCTGGCCTCCGAGGCGCGCGAGCGCTTCGACGCATTGCTCGTGAAGGCCGCCCAAGTGGCGTCGGCTGAGCGAGCCGGGCAGGAGGTCCTGGCGCGGTTCGTGGAGCGGTGCTCCCGGATGGGGTGGGAGGAGGCGCTGCGAGTCTGCGGCGCGGAGCCACGGCACTGA
- a CDS encoding SPFH domain-containing protein: protein MSANEKQIRMNGTTPAGNGTDTRVQLVKVDGGASGQRYDAGWRAGKPEEDPEKMKKWGLITARPSEFLIHMRRGRVREVSGQGASCFKLPGDAVAIVPTSVQRLQFTADQVTSEKVGVQVTGLAVYRIVDPLVAFRMLNFSFPERASEKLQELLREMFVGAARRLVANLSVEECLTRRKEGIAEELMREIAPVVSGRGRLDDKTDSGWGVVLDTIEIQDVRVLSSTVFENMQARYRREQERQAREAELAKERFLRREEAEAERAIALTKLAADEEVRHKRQETEEQARLEELASEERVSGARLAQERTLKQGEAATEREVTLAKLNAEAEVRQRKQQADEAARLEQLATEARVAESKLAQDRTLKQAQAAAERELALNKLNADLELRQRKLEAEEKGKLEQLAGEARLADARLAHERAVAEAQIAHERAMAGARAEAELDRIRHEQEAASARHEAQLEATMQEVERIKAQVQVAQARRAIAEAELAIAELEVKKERVAQELELGRAKEMRAIENTLSPEVIQMTLAQQLPQVAAAFQQKMGEVHVTAVDGANPFGYIAAAVEGVMGLARSAGLKIPNPAQQPQ from the coding sequence ATGAGCGCCAACGAGAAGCAGATCCGGATGAATGGCACCACCCCCGCGGGAAATGGCACCGACACGCGCGTGCAACTGGTGAAGGTGGACGGGGGGGCGAGCGGGCAGCGCTACGACGCGGGCTGGCGGGCGGGCAAGCCCGAGGAGGACCCCGAGAAGATGAAGAAGTGGGGCCTGATCACCGCGCGGCCCAGCGAGTTCCTGATCCACATGCGACGCGGGCGGGTGCGCGAGGTGTCCGGCCAGGGCGCCAGCTGCTTCAAGCTGCCGGGCGACGCGGTGGCCATTGTCCCCACCAGCGTGCAGCGGCTGCAGTTCACCGCCGACCAGGTGACGAGCGAGAAGGTCGGCGTGCAGGTGACGGGCCTGGCGGTGTACCGGATCGTCGATCCGCTGGTGGCGTTCCGGATGCTGAACTTCTCGTTCCCCGAGCGGGCCAGCGAGAAGCTGCAGGAACTGCTGCGGGAGATGTTCGTGGGCGCCGCGCGGCGGCTGGTGGCCAACCTCTCGGTGGAGGAGTGCCTCACCCGGCGCAAGGAGGGCATCGCCGAGGAGCTGATGCGCGAAATCGCGCCGGTGGTGTCGGGCCGAGGCCGGCTGGATGACAAGACGGACTCGGGGTGGGGCGTCGTCCTCGACACCATCGAGATCCAGGACGTGCGGGTGCTCTCCTCCACCGTCTTCGAGAACATGCAGGCGCGCTACCGCCGGGAGCAGGAGCGGCAGGCTCGTGAGGCGGAGCTGGCCAAGGAGCGCTTCCTGCGGCGCGAGGAGGCGGAGGCCGAGCGTGCCATCGCCCTGACGAAGCTGGCGGCCGACGAGGAGGTGCGCCACAAGCGGCAGGAGACGGAGGAGCAGGCGCGGCTGGAGGAACTGGCCAGTGAGGAGCGCGTCTCCGGGGCACGGCTGGCGCAGGAGCGCACGCTGAAGCAGGGGGAGGCGGCCACCGAGCGCGAGGTGACGCTGGCCAAGCTGAACGCGGAGGCTGAGGTCCGCCAGCGCAAGCAGCAGGCGGATGAGGCGGCCCGACTGGAGCAACTGGCCACCGAGGCGCGTGTGGCGGAGTCCAAGCTGGCGCAGGATCGCACGCTCAAGCAGGCCCAGGCGGCGGCCGAGCGCGAGCTGGCGCTCAACAAGCTCAACGCGGACCTGGAGCTGCGCCAGCGCAAACTGGAGGCCGAGGAGAAGGGCAAGCTGGAGCAGCTCGCCGGAGAGGCGCGCCTGGCGGACGCCCGCCTGGCCCACGAGCGAGCGGTGGCCGAGGCGCAGATCGCCCACGAGCGCGCCATGGCGGGGGCCCGGGCGGAGGCCGAGCTGGACCGCATCCGCCACGAGCAGGAGGCGGCCTCGGCGCGGCACGAGGCGCAGCTCGAGGCGACGATGCAGGAGGTGGAGCGCATCAAGGCCCAGGTGCAGGTGGCCCAGGCGCGCCGGGCCATCGCCGAGGCGGAGCTGGCCATCGCCGAGCTGGAGGTGAAGAAGGAGCGCGTGGCGCAGGAGCTGGAGCTGGGCCGCGCCAAGGAGATGCGCGCCATCGAGAACACGCTGAGCCCGGAGGTCATCCAAATGACGCTGGCGCAGCAGTTGCCCCAGGTGGCCGCCGCCTTCCAACAGAAGATGGGCGAGGTTCACGTCACGGCGGTGGATGGGGCCAACCCGTTCGGATACATCGCAGCGGCTGTGGAAGGGGTGATGGGGCTCGCGCGTTCTGCGGGCCTGAAGATCCCCAACCCCGCTCAGCAGCCCCAGTAA
- a CDS encoding GNAT family N-acetyltransferase: MDARLETERLILRQFQESDLDAYAEICGDPEVMRYVGEFKPMDRANAWRSMATHLGHWQLRGYGMWAVEEKATGRMIGRVGLWKPEGWPDLEVGWMIHRAYWGRGLATEAGRASIDAAFRMLEVDHVISVIHPDNAASIRVAEQVGESFERDWTLHGLSLRIYGSSRPRTR, encoded by the coding sequence ATGGATGCACGCCTCGAGACGGAGCGCCTCATCCTCCGGCAGTTCCAGGAGTCGGACCTCGACGCATATGCGGAGATCTGCGGGGACCCAGAGGTCATGCGTTACGTCGGCGAGTTCAAGCCGATGGATCGGGCGAATGCCTGGAGATCGATGGCCACCCACCTTGGGCACTGGCAGCTCCGGGGGTACGGCATGTGGGCCGTCGAAGAGAAGGCCACCGGGCGAATGATTGGCCGAGTGGGACTCTGGAAACCCGAGGGCTGGCCGGACCTCGAAGTGGGCTGGATGATCCACCGCGCCTACTGGGGACGCGGCCTCGCGACGGAAGCAGGCCGTGCCTCGATCGACGCGGCATTCCGGATGCTCGAGGTGGACCATGTCATCAGCGTCATCCACCCCGACAACGCTGCCTCCATCCGTGTCGCCGAGCAAGTAGGCGAGTCATTTGAGCGCGACTGGACGCTCCACGGACTCTCGCTTCGCATCTACGGAAGCTCCCGCCCGCGCACTCGCTGA
- a CDS encoding DMT family transporter, translating to MRYFAMVAAGATLWGCWPLFLRQAGLTGAQNALLALLIMSLPAPFLLRREALRDRRALIALVAMGVADAINVALFFAAVRRGPVAVAVLTHYLAPLLVALAAPWVMRERRSMRALLGTPLTLIGLGLLIWKPGEDFSGWTAALGGASAIFFAITVFGAKEAARVWSPLGVTSVHAAIAVATLLLFFGRSALPPLELPVLWVVAGGVLSGLIGNILFNSGLRRIPTAAASALTYLEPLTASLVGWVFFSEALGSWGLLGGALVLGVGVWVAAESRVPEDSPLAPISSTS from the coding sequence GTGCGGTACTTCGCCATGGTCGCGGCTGGAGCCACCCTTTGGGGCTGCTGGCCGCTCTTCCTTCGGCAAGCGGGACTCACGGGCGCGCAGAACGCCCTGCTCGCCCTGCTCATCATGTCTCTGCCCGCGCCCTTCCTGCTTCGGCGCGAGGCCCTGCGGGATCGCCGCGCCCTGATAGCACTCGTGGCCATGGGGGTGGCCGACGCCATCAACGTGGCCCTCTTCTTCGCGGCCGTGAGGCGGGGCCCCGTCGCCGTGGCCGTCCTCACCCACTACCTCGCGCCCCTGCTGGTGGCCCTGGCCGCGCCGTGGGTCATGCGGGAGCGGCGCTCGATGCGAGCCCTGCTCGGCACTCCCCTCACCCTGATCGGCCTGGGACTGCTCATCTGGAAGCCCGGAGAGGACTTCTCCGGGTGGACGGCGGCGCTCGGTGGCGCGAGCGCCATCTTCTTCGCCATCACCGTCTTCGGCGCCAAGGAGGCCGCGCGCGTCTGGTCTCCCCTGGGCGTCACCTCGGTTCACGCCGCCATCGCCGTCGCCACGCTGCTGCTCTTCTTCGGCCGCAGCGCTCTGCCGCCGCTCGAATTGCCCGTGCTCTGGGTCGTCGCCGGTGGCGTGCTGTCCGGCCTGATCGGCAACATCCTCTTCAACTCCGGCCTGCGACGAATCCCCACCGCCGCCGCCAGCGCGCTCACCTACCTGGAGCCACTCACCGCCTCCCTCGTCGGCTGGGTATTCTTCAGCGAGGCGCTCGGCTCATGGGGCCTGCTCGGAGGCGCCCTCGTGCTCGGCGTCGGTGTCTGGGTCGCCGCGGAATCTCGCGTCCCAGAAGATTCCCCTCTAGCCCCAATTTCCAGTACTTCTTGA
- a CDS encoding tRNA-uridine aminocarboxypropyltransferase, translating to MRSRTPEDLAGRCPRCYLPTRLCLCAEVPRIDTRTEFLVIRHNKEKEKSTNTARMAALALSRCQVLTYGAPGERFDASVLEQPDTWLLFPGAPAPAPDASLPKRLVVLDGNWGQARRMVQRVPALRRLPGLTLPPPAPDTRRLRRPPHPEGMSTLEAMAGALAFLEGEEKAQQLYALHELMIDRVLESRGRLGT from the coding sequence ATGAGGTCTCGCACCCCGGAGGACCTCGCCGGCCGCTGTCCGCGGTGCTACCTCCCCACGCGCTTGTGCTTGTGCGCGGAGGTGCCCCGCATCGACACGCGCACTGAGTTCCTCGTCATCCGCCATAACAAGGAGAAGGAGAAGTCCACCAACACGGCTCGCATGGCCGCGCTCGCCCTATCTCGCTGCCAGGTGCTCACGTATGGCGCTCCGGGCGAGCGGTTCGATGCCTCGGTGCTGGAGCAGCCCGACACCTGGCTGTTGTTCCCAGGTGCTCCGGCCCCGGCGCCGGATGCGTCACTGCCGAAGCGGCTGGTGGTGCTCGATGGGAACTGGGGGCAGGCCCGCCGCATGGTCCAGCGCGTGCCTGCCTTACGAAGGTTGCCAGGGCTCACACTGCCTCCACCAGCCCCCGACACACGCCGGCTGCGCCGCCCGCCCCACCCCGAGGGCATGTCGACGTTGGAGGCCATGGCCGGCGCGCTGGCATTCCTCGAGGGCGAGGAGAAAGCCCAGCAGCTCTACGCGCTGCACGAGCTGATGATCGACAGAGTCCTCGAAAGTCGAGGGCGGCTCGGCACGTAG
- a CDS encoding protein-disulfide reductase DsbD family protein, producing MKKVGILAAVCGLAVAVVPWLLPTGPSAGLDAARFLESGSLAVGAAVVFAGGLLTAMTPCVYPLIPITVSVFGARKAEGRGKALMLTSSYIVGMGVVFSALGVLAAKTGQAFGAMLGHPGVVTGLAVFLLVLATSMFGAFELALPASMQQRLTSVGGAGLAGAFLMGSVSGFLAAPCTGPVLTGLLAFVAKTANTGLGAGLLFIYALGIGVPFFLIGVFTVRLPRGGVWMEWVKSVLGIILVALAFSYLKDAFPWARETVKGVASQLGSVPGALIASVLAVVGVLVGAVHLSFKEGPRQFAFKALGVALVVFALVVRGGVLDAGATGQLWVKLGWAEPPKAPTFTWHHVMPAKQATFSAEEFEKVLASARAEGRPVMIDFFAEWCAACKELDRETYPSPEVIGESGRFLNIKIDATNSEDALDVVMERFGVEGLPTVAFISSTGEMLKDPRVTGFLEPQPFTVELKKVR from the coding sequence GTGAAGAAGGTCGGGATTCTCGCCGCGGTGTGCGGCCTTGCCGTGGCGGTCGTTCCCTGGCTCCTACCCACCGGCCCTAGCGCCGGCTTGGACGCGGCCCGGTTCCTGGAGTCTGGCAGCCTCGCCGTGGGCGCCGCGGTGGTGTTCGCCGGCGGCCTGCTCACGGCGATGACGCCGTGCGTCTACCCGCTCATCCCCATCACGGTCTCCGTCTTCGGAGCCCGGAAGGCGGAGGGGCGGGGCAAGGCGCTCATGCTCACCTCTTCGTACATCGTCGGTATGGGTGTGGTCTTCAGCGCGCTCGGGGTGCTGGCGGCGAAGACGGGGCAGGCGTTCGGGGCGATGTTGGGGCACCCGGGGGTGGTGACGGGGCTTGCGGTGTTCCTGCTGGTGCTGGCCACCTCGATGTTCGGGGCGTTCGAGCTGGCGCTGCCCGCCAGCATGCAGCAGCGGCTGACCTCGGTGGGCGGCGCGGGCCTGGCGGGCGCGTTCCTCATGGGCAGCGTCTCGGGCTTCCTGGCGGCGCCCTGCACGGGGCCGGTACTCACGGGCCTGCTGGCCTTCGTGGCGAAGACGGCGAACACGGGGCTGGGGGCGGGACTGCTCTTCATCTACGCGCTGGGCATCGGCGTGCCGTTCTTCCTCATTGGCGTGTTCACCGTGCGGCTGCCGCGAGGCGGCGTGTGGATGGAGTGGGTCAAGAGCGTGCTGGGCATCATCCTGGTGGCGCTGGCCTTCTCGTACCTGAAGGACGCGTTTCCCTGGGCGCGTGAGACGGTGAAGGGCGTGGCCTCGCAGCTGGGCAGCGTGCCGGGAGCGCTCATCGCCTCGGTGCTCGCCGTGGTGGGCGTGCTCGTGGGCGCGGTCCACCTGTCCTTCAAGGAGGGCCCGCGACAGTTCGCCTTCAAGGCGCTGGGCGTGGCGCTGGTGGTGTTCGCGCTGGTGGTGCGCGGCGGCGTGCTGGACGCGGGCGCCACGGGCCAGCTCTGGGTGAAGCTCGGCTGGGCCGAGCCGCCCAAGGCGCCCACCTTCACGTGGCACCACGTCATGCCGGCGAAGCAGGCCACGTTCTCGGCCGAGGAGTTCGAGAAGGTGCTCGCCAGCGCTCGGGCCGAGGGCCGGCCGGTGATGATCGACTTCTTCGCGGAGTGGTGCGCGGCCTGCAAGGAGCTGGACCGCGAGACGTACCCGTCGCCTGAGGTCATTGGCGAGTCGGGCCGCTTCCTGAACATCAAGATCGACGCGACGAACAGCGAGGATGCGCTCGACGTGGTGATGGAGCGCTTCGGCGTGGAGGGCCTGCCCACGGTGGCCTTCATCTCGTCCACTGGAGAGATGCTCAAGGATCCGCGCGTCACCGGCTTCCTGGAGCCGCAGCCGTTCACCGTGGAGCTCAAGAAGGTTCGCTAG